A region of the Methanobrevibacter ruminantium M1 genome:
CTGGCTCATAGGAACGAACACAGTATTGAAGTTCAGATACCCTTACTAAAATACTTTGATAGCAATTTCAAGATAGTTCCAATCTGTATGATGGATCAATCTCCTCAAGCATCAATCGACCTTGCCAATTCTATATTCGAAGCGGCCAATGATTTGAACCGAAAAATCACCTTGATTGACAGCACTGATTTAAGTCATTTTAAGTCACAGGAAAAGACCATTGAACATGATAACTTAGTGTTTAATGAAGTGATAAATGGAAATACTGAAGGCCTTTATCAAGTTGTTAAAAAAGAGCAGATTACTATGTGTGGATACGGTCCAACTATGGTAAGTATGGAATATTGCAAGAAATTAAATCAGAAGAACTTTGAATTGCTCCAGCATTCTACTAGCGGTGATATAACTTTGGATTATGCTTCTGTTGTTGGATATGGATCTGGGGTTTGGTTCTAGAAGCTTTTTCAGCAAGCTTTTTTGGCCTTCGGCCAAAAAACCTTGACCAAAAATTTTATTTCAACAGGCTTGTATAACGTATTTTAATTATTTGTTCAATAGAGCCTAAATTTTATTTATTTGCTTATTTTAATTATTTTGTTCTAAAAGCAGTCTTATTTTAATTATTTGCTTATTTACTTCTTTATTTTCTTTTAACTTAAATCTCTTTTTTTTCCCAATCATTACAGCTGTCATATTGATTGATTAATTTTTCATGAAAAACGCAATAATACTGTGTACATAAATTTAAGTCAAATTCCAGATATTTGCAGTTATAGCATTCCTTTTCTTCCATATTTATAGTATGGTTTTTTATATTATTTAAGATATAATTATAAATATACTAAAAGTTTAATGATTTTTGATTTTATTAGTTTTAATCAATATTGATTTTATTTAAAAAAGGCATTGTCCTTTTAATGATTATTTGGAGAAATTTGATGAGAAAGATGTCTGTGGCTTCCGCACCTGGAAAAACCATATTGTTTGGAGAACACTCTGTTGTTTATGATGAGCCTGCTATTGCAGGAGCAGTAAATAAAAGGGCTTCTGTAAAGATACAAGAGTCTCTAAATAATTATTCTACCTTAAAGTCTTATGACCTGGGCTTTGAAGTCATATTGAATACAAGAAGAGGGACCTATAAGCTAGTAAAGGGCAAGCCAGGAATCATTCGCTATATATTAAATGCAATGGGCAAGTTCCATGACCACAGCAATATTGACATGACATTGGGACTTAATCTGCCGATAGGTTCAGGATTAGGCTCTTCAGCAGCTGTAACTGTAGCTACAATTGCAGCATTGCATGACTATCATGGGGTTCCTATAACCAAGGAAAAGTTGGCAGAGGAGGCTCATGGGGTTGAGCAAGACGTTCAAGGAATTGCAAGTCCATTGGATACCTTGGTAAGCACTAATGGAGGGCTTGTTTATCTCTCTCGCGAAAAGCGCATCGTCCGCTTTGACAAGCCTTTGGATGCTCCTTTTGTAATAGGCTTTACCAATAAGTATGGAAATACAGGAAAGATGGTTAAGCATGTAAGGCATCTGAAGGACAATTATCCGGAGCTTATAAATCCTGTAATCAGCACTATGGGCAAGATTGCAAATGAGGCAAGAATTGCGATTCTAAAGAATGATATTGATAGGATAGCGGATTTGATGAACTTGAATCAGGGGCTACTTGATGGATTGGGAGTCAATACATATGAGTTATCTAGAATGATTTATACAGCTCGTGAAAATGGTGCTTTAGCTTCTAAAATCACCGGTTCCGGTGGAGGGGGAAGCATAATTTCATTATGTAAAAATAGCACTGTGGATAATGTTGCAAATGCGATAAATAAGGAAGACAGTACGATAAAGGTTAAATTCTCTGGAGAGGGTGTTTTGGTAAATAGGCGTTCTCCTCCATTTAATTAATCCTTTTTAATGGGTTCTTTTTATTTAGTTATTTATTTAGTTATTTTATAGTTATTTTATAGTTATTTTATAGTTATTTTATAGTTATTTTTTAATTAGTTTTATTTATTGTTTTTTTCTAAAATTTTATTTTTCATTTAAATTAAATATTAAACAATTTATTTCTTGAAATATATTATTTTTATCTTTAATTAATTCTTAAGTGTGATTTTATGATTATTTTAAAAATTGGCGGTAGCATATTAACTGAAAAGGATTCTGCAGAGCCTAAAGTGGATTATGCTAACTTAAACAGAATTGCAGAAGAGATCAGACAATCTTTATACTCAGATGAAATGAGCAATGACCTTATTGACGGGCTTGTAATTGTTCATGGTGCAGGCTCTTTCGGCCATCCACCTGCTAAGAAGTACAGAATCGGAGAGCCTTTTGATATGGAAGACTATCTTTCTAAAAAGATAGGATTCTCTGAGGTTCAAAACGAGGTAAAGAAGCTGAACTCAATCATTTGCCAGTCCCTTATAGAGCATGGGATTCCAGCTGTTGCGATTCCGCCATCTGCATTCATCACAAGCCATAATAAGAGAATCTATGATTGCAATTTGGAATTGATCAAGACCTATATTGGAGAGGGATTTGTTCCTGTTCTCTTTGGAGATGTTGTCTTGGATGATGAGGTGAAGATAGCAGTCATCTCTGGAGACCAGATTCTTCAATACATTGCCAAATTCCTAAAGTCAGATAGGATAGTTCTTGGAACAGATGTTGATGGGGTTTATACAAAGAATCCTAAGACACATGATGATGCGGTTCATATTGATAAGGTAAGCTCTATAGAGGACATTAAGTTTTTAGAGTCCACTACAAATGTTGATGTTACCGGAGGGATGGTTGGCAAGGTCAAGGAGCTTCTAGACTTGGCAGAGTATGGCATAAGCTCTGAGATAATTGATGCAAACGAGAAGGGAGCCATTTCAAAGGCACTTCAGGGTATGGAAGTTAGAGGAACTAAAATTTCCAAGGAATAATCTTTTTACAATTCTTTTGATAAAATTAAGTAATTGAGATTATTTTTTCACATTAATTGTCGTTTAACACTTGTTTAAAAATTTCTAGTTTTGATTTATTTATATTCAATCTTTTAAAAATGGTTTTTTCAATATGTGGTAATTTTTGATAATTTCATACTCAATATTTAAATACTATGATGATTATAAATAATTATTAATGAATTATATGGTGGTTATATTTATTTGATTATTATCATATGATTGGAATTTTAAATTGTCGTTTGTATATTAAAGTTTAAAATTCATCCGGGACCCTAATAAAACACTTAAGGGTATTTAATTTATCAAAAAAGATTTAAAATAAAAAATTAAGGTGATTTATAAATTTTAAAGAAATAAAATTTTATAGATATTAGATTAAAATTTGATTAAGATCTAGATTAAATTTTAGGTCAAATTTTAGATTAAATTTATCATAATTTTCAATATTTTATTTTAGGATTTATCATTTGGATTTAAGTTAATTAGAGTTAATTTCATATTTTAATAGATAATTTAGCTTATTAAATGATTTAATTTTCATTTTTTAAAAGATAATAAAATTTATATTTTATGTTTTATATTTTATGTTTTAAATAATTTTTAAGGGTATTAAATTATTTTAAGATAATTTAAGTAATATAATAATTTTTATCAAAAAATCTTCACTTAAATTAAATATCTGTTTTTTAGGTTTCTGTTTTTATTTAAATAATCATAAATTATTATTTTATAATAATTTCAATGGTTTTTATTTACTTATCATAACTTTTATTTTTTTAAAATAATGCTATGATTTTTATGTACTTGTCGTAAGTTGTTATTTTTTTAAAATAATGCTATGATTTTTATGTACTTGTCGTAAGTTGTTATTTTTTTAAAATAATGCTATGATTTTTAATTGTTATTTTTTAAAAATAACTCTAATGATTTATATTTTACAAATCAATTATTTATTATACTTATTCAATACAAAAGAGGAAAGAAATGATATCTGATAGAAAATTGGAACATCTTTTGATTTGCAAGAATTATGATGTTAGCTATAATGATAAGACTACCGGATTTGAGGATATTGAACTCATCCATAGGGCCTTGCCTGAAATCAATAATGATGATATAGATTTATCTACTGAAGTATTTGGAAAGAAACTGGATTCTCCATTATTCATTACAGCAATCACTGGAGGACATAAGGCTGCAAAGGATATTAATAAGGAATTGGCTATTATTGCAGAAAGCAGAAATATCGGTTTAGGTTTAGGAAGTCAAAGAGCAGCTATAGTAAATCCAGAGCTAAGGGATACCTATGATGTTGTAAGGGAAAATGCTCCCGATGCATTGATTTTAGGAAATATTGGAGCTCCACAAAGCGACTTGGCAATTGATGCTGTAGAGATTCTAGACAGCGATATCTTGGCAATTCACTTGAATCCTCTTCAGGAATCCATTCAGCCTGAAGGAGATGTTGATGCAAGGGGATATGTAGATTCAATAAA
Encoded here:
- the amrB gene encoding AmmeMemoRadiSam system protein B, producing the protein MIREAVVAGTFYENNVKYLRESIEDCFTHRLGPGEIPKLSRVNKEKEVNAIMVPHAGYVYSGPTAAHAYSKLVQDGYPETFVIIAPNHTGFGEHVSIFNEGSWIVPNGVADVDDELANAIINQSNYAKADFLAHRNEHSIEVQIPLLKYFDSNFKIVPICMMDQSPQASIDLANSIFEAANDLNRKITLIDSTDLSHFKSQEKTIEHDNLVFNEVINGNTEGLYQVVKKEQITMCGYGPTMVSMEYCKKLNQKNFELLQHSTSGDITLDYASVVGYGSGVWF
- the mvk gene encoding mevalonate kinase, which gives rise to MRKMSVASAPGKTILFGEHSVVYDEPAIAGAVNKRASVKIQESLNNYSTLKSYDLGFEVILNTRRGTYKLVKGKPGIIRYILNAMGKFHDHSNIDMTLGLNLPIGSGLGSSAAVTVATIAALHDYHGVPITKEKLAEEAHGVEQDVQGIASPLDTLVSTNGGLVYLSREKRIVRFDKPLDAPFVIGFTNKYGNTGKMVKHVRHLKDNYPELINPVISTMGKIANEARIAILKNDIDRIADLMNLNQGLLDGLGVNTYELSRMIYTARENGALASKITGSGGGGSIISLCKNSTVDNVANAINKEDSTIKVKFSGEGVLVNRRSPPFN
- a CDS encoding isopentenyl phosphate kinase — encoded protein: MIILKIGGSILTEKDSAEPKVDYANLNRIAEEIRQSLYSDEMSNDLIDGLVIVHGAGSFGHPPAKKYRIGEPFDMEDYLSKKIGFSEVQNEVKKLNSIICQSLIEHGIPAVAIPPSAFITSHNKRIYDCNLELIKTYIGEGFVPVLFGDVVLDDEVKIAVISGDQILQYIAKFLKSDRIVLGTDVDGVYTKNPKTHDDAVHIDKVSSIEDIKFLESTTNVDVTGGMVGKVKELLDLAEYGISSEIIDANEKGAISKALQGMEVRGTKISKE